gttgtgaccaaaatactataagatgtcaaatctgctGTTTAGCATTTTGTCTTCAAAACTAATTTCCGGTTGTATTGATGGACTTGTgttataattggatgattttggagcctaattgaagggctataatggtaacattgcttgtgtgtgactttgagACTGatctgagaaaaataatgaagccataaatggctgaaaaataggtaaatacaaagggtgtgctgcccaaattttcattcGAGAACTAGACGTGTGCACTTGTAGTTTGAGCGAAGAGTTGGGGTTGAATTGAGCTTGAATTGTCTAGGTTATTCAAGTCCTCTTTCATGGGGTAtgtaagttagaattcggccgaaacttgtacccttgaaaaaataaaagtaacgactaatagaaatacgtttttctCGTTTTTTCGATTCAAATGGTGATTTCAAAGTTTAAtcgcttcaaagtttcaaagttttaaaagcgagcatgagttttctaggACATGATAAGTAAAATGAATATTCCccaaatgagtttcaattacttgattttcgTTAAATGAAACGTTTAAGTgtcgaaccttagttgattttcaaagctcttaaacgatgttttatcgcagagTTTGACTCCCAACAAGGAGTAATACCTGAACGTGACTCGTAAAGGCActacatctttggtgagtgtttccaaaTACCATattgaacttgacacttgttttcaatacttgactaATGTAATCgaatgatatttgattggtatggtcggataagggtgtactttattgcacttgccctaatgtgatatatacgTGTTTATTggtgcaattgacttgatatacttatacttgatttgtaaatgctagagcggcagcatgtaccacattcaatccgagtgggaggtgcctctcattcccgtctccgtacttttatcttgattcagtcTATTGGAATATTATCTCATCGAATTCTTGgaaacccaaaccccactggctagttaatcgagtcgagccggcaagggcttagtcgattagataacgaaccatgggtatctagtgttgtcgagtggagtgttatctcctcgactaatcggtatactcgagtattaccaccagtgtttattgaggattttggacccagtagggggtttggatggtggacagAGATTGTAGCTAAGTAGTGCTCTATTGGACTGGTTACTttgcttgaaagttgacggagtgtcaactactacttgatcaaggtctggtgaagcaatggaaacttggctcctgagagccattcgtATTCCTAgactttgaaatgattattgcttattggattattgtttcttttgaaaaaaacactttacactcgctcatcttgagatttgctacttgaagtgttattgctcattttcttgacttgttatactCGCTATTTTCCTATTATGATACTTTCACTTTTAATTAAttgtcaacttgctatttggaacttcactgggtttttaactcattccacgccatttgttttccttacagggggtacgggcgaggcgtgagacttgtacaaaCTAGCGTAGTCTAATTTTTCTGAATTGTGTAATtatactcgcactagtcgcttgatgagggttgaatgtatttagaactccaatcttttgatgtatttgtgGTTTTATGGATGTTTGAGacagaaatgaatgtaattgtACTTTCCAAAGTTAGTAAATGTTATTTCCTTTATTATTGAGGCTGTACCCTATTTGAGTtggagtgagtgagtgagtcctggcgagagttggacaggcggtccgctaaaccctgggtacgccctaggggaaagtggggtcatcacaagtttagttcaagtaatagtaagatattatacataaatagtaattcttacttataacatagtaaatttgattaatgaccAAAACTTACTAATTTATAGCACAAATGTACtattttgcttaaaaaacttataCCAAACCAATACTAGGAAGtttaagtttatttgaaataataataaaatattttattaatgattaaaacttaataccttagttagtaagtactcgtaatatacttgtataatacatgattatatgtataatttaaatttttttgtatttatatattttaaaatactatgaaaaatattttgacctttcacataaccttataaaataataaaattttgtcgtattataattttgaataatttttgaaaagtttaaaaGTTTGGATAATAATAACAACACATCTTCCTAGTTATATATGGAATATCACTTATCTATGTAATTTCTATAATTTAAAACCTATTaatataataagatgataaagttttaatatatttattgTCTGGAACACAAGAAATAATAAGAATTAAACTTGTGTTAATATGGACCTAACAAAATGAGAGAAATAGTGTAACAATTAATACAACAATAAAAATAACAGAATTAGTATAATCTGGATTTTTTTTCTCTGGAGATTATTCATGAATATAAGATCCAACCACTAAACAAAAATTACATGCATATATATTCTATTGCATAATCTAAATTAAATTTAGTTCATGTACAAAATGATCCTAAAATAATTAGAGCACTTCAATACCATattattttaacaacaaaattgTTTTTTGCCAAAAGTCTCCAATATCCATGATATATGTATGAgagatattttaccatatttttatctctttttttacCATATTTGTATCTCATGTCTAATCACTGATGTTAATTTGAGGAAGGatatttttttgtaataaaatcattttgaatttaattaacaagttgagattttttttaaaataaaagtgaaatattttgggaacttattttttattttcccaaaattaaaagattgctattttttaccAATTGTTGCCATtaacatttcattttcttgactaatttttatcaatgtAAAATTAGTTTAGTTAACAATAATTAAAATTCTGTTGGTCCGAGGATTGGCATGCTATTGTTGTTATTTTACATGTAAATATATAACCTAagtattaaaataataatagctacttaagaaaaggaaataggTGCTCAATTGATTACATTCAAACTATGAATTCTGTTAGTGCATAATTgctaaattatattttatttataagaAATCAATATGCATCATTTATTGACCAGGACTAAATAACTGATTACTTAACAAACCATATCTAAACACATGATGTGATATATATTGCATTTGGTCACCTTTATACTCAtaccattttcctttctttctattTATATTTTAGCCGTGCAAACTTCTCTTGATTATATTAGTGAAAATGCATAAAATCTTTTACAAAATTATTTCAATTTATTTACAAAATATTAGTACTTTTAGGAGAAGCAATCCATTGTAGGAAtggtttactaatttttttagtAAACATAACTACTAcattaaaaagttaaaaaaaaaacttgattttATTATGCTTTAATTAGGAGTGCTTTTGAAGAGAAGAATTaggggattaatttctttgattcaagaatttttagagattgtaattatcaaaagaaaaaagaatttttagagaTTGTAACTctcttattatttgatttaataaatttcatatttatgcAAGTTTTCATGACTTTTATTTTCGGCAACGAAATTTGTGCTTacaattagatacaaatatggtaaaatatccctcatatgtatgtcatggatatttgagactttcaataaaaaaaatttttgttgttaaaataacaTTGTATCATAGTGCGCTAATTATTTTTGGACTGTTTTATATGTGAAtagaatttaatttaaattatacaatagattATATGTGCAAGTGATTTTCATTTAATTGTTGGATCTTATTTTTATGAACAATCTCTCAAGGAAAAAAAGTCCAGATCATactgattttcttatatttacTGTTATACTAATTTggtcatttttattgttatactatttctcattttgtttggGCTATAAGTCTTATTAATTCTTGTGCCCcagatgtaaatttattaaaactttatcatcttattatattcataggtgttaaattataaaaattgtgatgtataaacaagtgatattctatatataactaggaagatttgttgttattgttatccaaactttcaaacttttcaaaaattgaaaatgattaaaaacttataatatgacaaaattttattacatattttacaAGGTTATCTGAAATGTGAAACTActtcatagtattttaaaatatataaatacaaaaaaaaatttaaattatacctataatcatTTATTGTATaggtatattatgagtacttactaactaaggtactaagttttaattattaataaaatatcttatcattatttcaaataaatttcctaatactagtttgagataattttttaaTGTAAAATTGTACATGTATTCCAAAAATCAGTAAGTTTtgatcattaatcaaatttaccatgttattagtaagaattactatttatgtataaaaacttactattacttgaactaaacttgctctctaaaaagtaagtttgggatataaagtagtaatttatttattaaaaagtaagtttaatcttttttccaatttaccttttgaggtataaaaattACTAATCTATTAaggttaacttactattttagatgggAAACTTACTCCCATATTTTTAGGTGTTATCCTATTTAAGTGGATGGGTCCAACAAGTAATCAAATTATCACTAAAAGTACAACAACATGTTATATTAGGTAAAAACTGTTTCATTACCATCACTCTCGTTACTAAAGCATTATCCCTTAAAGAAATGGAAACATCGAAGTCAAGCAATCACGTCGCCATGCTTCCTCCCCCTCTTCCTGCACATGCACCCTCTTCATTGTCCTCtatttgtctctctcacacacagACATATGCTAAGGCAAAAAATTTTGACGAACTCAAATCTCTGGAGATTAACTAATCTAGATCCAAAGGACTATTCAAGTTGTCTATATTTGGGTGAAGGTTGGTGATGATGATCAATACGTCTATGCGTGGTTTTGGTTCCTTCAGCAGATGTAATTGTGGGAAATGGATGACGATGATGATAGAAGAAGAGCTGACAAGAATGCTAAAAGAGGAATAAGTTAATCACAGTAACATAGGCTCAGTCATTACGACGGGCTTGGGTGTTTCTGTAAATAAGTATTCAAACACCAGAAAATAACAGAGAAAAGAAACTATTTTCCTGTCAAAGGTTTTCTGTGAAAGacttttttgaagaaaatattTTACTCCCTACCAAACCGACCGAAACGTGTAAAATGTAATGATGTGGCCGCAAAAGTCATACattggaaatgaaaaattagTTTGAGGATTAAATTGGTTAAAATGAATTATGATAGATGAAATTGGTTTTGACGCTGTTCTCGACTGAACTAAAATAGAACTGGTAACTTGTGAGGCCCGTGATCTCTCCTCCCCCATGGCAAAACAAGGCCATTTCCAACCTCATTCTGGAATGCATTTGGCCATTAAATCTTTGTCTGACAAATCAGAGAATCTCATCATATTACCAAAAAGGTATCTAAAGATAAAGGCTAAAGAGGGCCCTCTGGTTGCCGGTTATCTAACCAGAATAATTGAACATCCATTAATGATCTATTTTTCGTTTGCTGGGACAATACTTCTATGGATCAGCGGTTTCCTCCGGCTCCAGCTGCAATCGGTTGGTGCCTAAGAAGAACTTCCTGCGAGCAAAGCACTATGCACTCGTCTCGCCCACTAAGTGTCCTTCTTTGCACAAACATTCTAATGATTAAGTATTTAATGATTGACTGAGTCGACTAACCAAAAACAACAGTATTATCCTTCCAATAAATTATGCaaactaaaagaaatgaaaattttctctttaaaaaatataacaaacctAATGTTGCCTTATAGTTATAGAATTCTGCTAACTTTaatatattgttattattattattcagcCTGAAGTCATAACTGAAAGTGATATATACAAAGAAAAGGGAGATTAATTCAACATGAATAATAGAAAATTTTAAGGAAAATAAGAAAAGGGAGATTTTCACGTAATCAACAGAATATTTTTGGGTAGTCAATACTACGGAGAAgatgaaaaatatttatattaaaaggatgccaaaaaatttaaataaacaactacccctacatttttttttttacttttatttctttgtttgCCTTTTTTTAGGTAAAAAATACAGGaattattatttacttttatctttttgtcttctTTGTAAGGTCAAAATTATCATGTACTCTACAATtacaaagaaaattaaattgataaaaggaaaagaaaactcttttgtttattttattaacaTCTCTTCTTATTTTTGTTGGGTTAATGTTTAATGTCATGCATATTTGAGTTTATTGGACTTTAAAtcagatgatgatgatgctaacgataataataatgataaataaagttagcaaatttttataaaataaggTAGTACTTTGCTTGTTATTTGTTAAGAGCAAGGCCTTTCTTTTTTAGGTTTATGTAAACCGTCATAAGGATAATATTTTCATATTTAAGGACTAATATGTCCCATATTTACACTTAGAGGAGGAAAACAAGTATTGCACCAAACCTCAAGGGTTAACCTACTTAATTTTGGCTTGGAGGGACCAGTTAGAAACAAATTTCTAgaaccaaaatttcaaattatggGACCTAATACACAGTTCTAAATGTTAAAGATCAAAATAGGATCACTGATTAAAGTTGAAGTACTCTTGGAACCATTATTTTGCCTCTAAACATCGTCATGGACAAGTGTTAATCCGAGGCTGAAATTCATTGTAATCTACCTTTCTTTTATACTTGAGAATAGTACAATTTTCAATATGTCATACTCATAGTCAACTAGTCAATTAGATTTCAGGCATTTGTGCTATGGTTTGAGAGAGTGAGGTCGTAAAACAAAGTAAACAAGATCTTCTGTATGCTTTTGACATCACTTTATGTTTGGCTACACTAAATATTTGGTCTTACCATTTCTTTTCAGCTTATCCACCATATTGATTGGTTTAagtataccaaaaaaaaaaaaaaaaagcaatttgaCAATGGTTTACTGATTTGCAGATTAAACCAACCAAAAATTAGCCTTGGCTTTGTTGTCAATTTGAAATACTAAAATTACTcattttttggtggaaacttgcCAAATTGACTTCATATtgcaagaaaacattttgtCATCACCTCCAAAGTGCTCAAAAAAGACACACAAAATCACACACTCATATACTTAAATGGAACTAGCAAATACATGGAATGCATATTACATGATCACTGATCCAACTCTTATTTGTATTTCACATTACAAAGTACATACTATTATAGTAAGCCTGTTTAAGCATTCATGATTAATCATGACCTAGCTAGAAGCTGGCTTTATTAGTTTTGAGGCTCAGCATCTGCAGCCTCACCAGGATGTCCACCATGGCCGCCACCCCCGTGTCCTCCATGTCCTCCTCCGTAGCCACCCCCATGGTGTCCTCCGTAGCCACCTCCATGGTACTTGGCTTCTCCTTCCTCATTTGTCTCAACTGTCTTGGCTGCAACAAAAGATAAATAGGGTATGGGCGTTACGAAAATGTAATCGCAATTTTGACATTTGGACCAAATTGTGTACATGCTTTTAGGTTACCGAGTATTTTAGCAAAACACATCGtaattcttttgaaaatttgccTTTCAACGTATGTGTCAAATTATTAATTTACAGATATCTTTAAAATGGCAAGCCTGCTTAAGCATTCATGATTAATCATGACCTAGCTAGAAGCTGGCTTTATTAGTTCTGAGGCTCAGCATCTGCAGCCTCACCAGGATGTCCACCATGGCCGCCACCCCCGTACCCTCCATGTCCTCCTCCGTAGCCACCTCCATGGTGTCCTCCGTAGCCACCTCCATGGTACTTGGCTTCTCCTTCCTCCTTTGTCTCAACTGTCTTGGCTGCAATAAAGATAAATAGGGTATGGGCGTTACGAATATGTAATCGTAATTTTGAAAATGTAAAGTTTGGCCCAAATTGTGTACATGCTTTTAGGTTACCGAGTATTTTAGCAAAATACATCGtaattcttttgaaaatttgccTTTCAACGTATGtgtcaatttattattttacaGATATCTTTAAAATGGCTAATTACTACCAACTAATAGCTATTTTATCATAGTGAATCATAGTTTCTGAAAGTTAATAAATAtaaagatttattcaaaatgagAATCTTAAATCCATATTTTATGCACCGAGATGTACCATTATAAAATATAGTTTTACTCTAAAAATGCAGGAAAAGTAATCCAGTCACAAACGACCATACTCCAACTCCCACGTTTGGAAAGGCTTGACACTTAGAAAGTTAGAATCCAGTTACTGAAAGGAGAGGTGTATTCAATCTTTTTAACCACAGCTCAGCCATGTTTCTTAGTACTCCGGCACTTCACATGTACAACAAAAATCTATCTGAAACCTTAAACGCTGTGGTCCTAAATGCTGAATTAAAATATGGCGCATGTAAattagaaagagaaaaaatgatgaaatgtgaattgaagaATAAATGTCTTACAATTGTCAACTGACTTGGCAGCCACCTCTGAGGTAATCATTAGAACTACAGCCatggaaatgaaaaagaaaagaagtgtcTTGGAACCCATTTTTGCTCAAGGAAAATTTATGTATTGAAGACTGATTTTGAGAAGGATGAGGAAGCTGGTGCAGATTGAtctctatttataggaaaaCCTATGCCACATTCCCATCGAAAGGGTCCCGGAGTCGGCCCACCAATGTAGTAGGTGTTGAAGAGGCAGTTGTCGTGCTAGGTCGAAAGTCCATATAACCGTAAACAAATACAAAGATGTACGGAGAAGCATTTGTTCTAATTTCTACAAAGGTCTTTGAGGCATATAGACTTCGAGCACCATGGAGAAGATAAGGTTCATGTCTCCCATATTCAACAGTATGTCCCAGCATGGTTGATAATTTGGACTCTGCACCGACTTCGATGGATTATATGTTTTCCAATTTGATTGACGTGTCAAATATTttataagaagaaaagaaacaaggaagAACACGTCAAACTTTGCAATAGTTCCAAGAAAAGCATGATTAGAATTATGTAACTTTTTATTTATATCACAAGATACAATACTATCTTTTGTTATGTATGTTAAAAACCTAAAAGTTGTAAATATAAAATAGGGTCATGTCCTTTTGATCCAACAGATAGTTAAGCGACAATTCGTCAAGTTATTATTACATGGTTATGATTACTGCACTGGAAACTCTAGTTTTGGTTTGATTTTAGTTCCGATTCTTTTTCTAGATATGGTTCTAGGTTCTTGCAGTTATCATTCTAGATCTTCTAATTGCACTTAAATGCTTATTGTTTCACCattgaatttgagaaaatataGCAATGAATCTGGAAGAAATATAAGacttttattatattattagcTGAAAAAAAATCATACAAATTATACGCAAAAATACCTCGAAACTAATTGGttgttttaaataaaataaaaagctgCATGACGTGGTCATTGATATtgaaatataaaaagaaaaatatctcGATTAGACAATTATACAATTTACAATTAGTTGAGCTTTCAAATTTGGACTTTAGGCTAGGCCAAAATAAGCCTAGGGGCTAGTGTTGAGTTTTCTGCTTAAATAAATTTGGATGGTTCAAACCGACTCTTGAACTTGCAGTTTTGGCTTTGGTtgtaatatttttatgaacCCAAACGGGAACATTTAGTCCAGGTTCTGGCCCCCGTTCTGGTATAACAAGTCCAATTTCAGTTTTGAATTCGTCAAACCGCTAGTGTGATTTTAGTTAGGCTATGATTTAAGCCTAATGTTAGAATCCAAGCACGAAACAAATAACTATTGAGATATTAAGTacacaataatttaatgataaaCAAGTCACAAGCATGAAAAATAgacgacacacaatatttaacatgGTTCGATACCACCATTGAGCCTACATCCATAGAAAGAAacccgttctttattatgagaggaaaatcttatacaagaatacaacttgaattCAAGTtcaacccttgtataccatcttTCATTTCCCAAGAACCCTCTCTTACCCCATGTATAAGGTTACATGTCGCTTCTTGTGTGCTCTTATGTATCTTGTATAGTATATCAATTCACCTATTTATAGGGAAAATTATTTAGCCAAAATCCAAATAACAATAGGAAATTAATTCTAATTCTTAGACTTGTATAGAATATGAAATAACTTCAAATCCTAGACTGAATAGAATATTTTTtggctactacttcaagtaattaaaactaattaggaaactagttattttcacacaaaacaaaaaatctacttaaaagaaattaagccaatttcatAACACCTAAGTTACGATGACTCTTTAATCTCATCCCTCTCCCACTTAGagaagaaaagtgaaaaaaaaaaaggcatttaTATAACAAGTCCAATTTCAGTTTTGAATTCGTCAAACCGCTAGTGTGATTTTAGTTTGGTTATGATTTAGGCCTAAGTTACGACGACCCTTTCATTTCATCCCTCTCTTACTTAATAAAAGGAAAGTTAAAAGCAGAAGGAACCATGCATTTGTCAATCCATTATGCTTTTTTGTCAAAATAGAGGCATTTATATTTATAGGAAACGTGTATCCTTAGAAGTATGCATTTGCACTTTTCCTCCAAGATGCTGATCCGGTTTTCCGCCATTTAATACCTCAGGACACGTTGAGTCATTATGCCCGCACAGTTTAATGATCGACTTGCTTCGCCTACCAGTTAAAGACTTTTTTATTGTCTTCGTGCCTCGTGTTGTCTAAAGAATGGTACAACTGTGGTGAAAACGTGAAAGTTTTCAGTGTCGTTAGGAAGGAGGCAAAGAAGCTTGCGATTTCAATCCTGAATGGAGATCAAAGTTTTCAGTGTCACATGAGAAAGTGAATCATTTGGTTGccccaatattttttttttccagagaTATATTTTTTTGGGTGTCAAATGATTGGTTGCCCAATCATTTGGTTGCCCAATATATTTGGTTGCCCAATCATCTGGTTGCCCAATAATTTGGTTGCCCAATGTTTGCAACAAACGACTTTCAACAACATGGTGACAAAGTCCATTaagggttttcttttcttttcttttctttttttttttatagcaagTGATGTTTTTATATTACCCATTTTAGCTCCATAATAAACTGCTTTCAAATGGCATCTGCATCCTTCACTAGTCCAAGGTTGgattcattttgaaaaagttGAGATGGTTACCTAAATAGAAATTTGGTGTTGtggcaataaattttttttgagggCAATAAATTAAGTGTTGTTCCGCTACCACTAGCCAGTTTCCTCGAACACCATAATTACAAAACTAATCCGCATTAACATGTTGCATTTAAGAAATTCCTACCTTCTTGTTGCTTTATGCTTCTTTTGCCATAAGAAGCCCTTCGTGTTCAGCATCAAGACTATAAATTTTATCGAAGAATTATACTCTCTGCCACTGATTAAAAGAAGAAGCATCACAGATTTAGCCTTAATGGTcatcaattaaaaaaattaaagtattATATATGAATAGCAGTGGCTAACCAGAGGTCAGGATTTGGTGGGGCAAGACTAGTGGAGATGCGTGCTTGACGGGGCAatctatatttttgtaaagggaaaaatgcagttttgatTTTCAATGTTTTGCCCATCTATCAAACAGGTCTATTATGTTTCAATCATAACAAATTTGGTCTCCAAAATTATGGATTTTATACAAATTTAGGAAAACTAATAGAAAATCACAATAACTAACGATCAAATTCAAATTAGCAATAGTGAAAGTTTTGACATTATATTTGTAGTCCCCAAGGTTCGAAGTTTTGATCAATATACTCTCTTGGGATTTAAATAATAAGCATGGTTATGgttccaaaatgaaattaaacaTATGACAAATGTTTTCCCAAATCTAAAAATCTCTAAAAGCACTTCACATCGGCATAATATTATCTTTAGCCGAAAGAGTAACTCTAGTTAGAATTGAAAACTATACCCAAATAATatacaaaataaaattagtGGAAGAAGAGAGAATACTAAGTTCAATACATAACTTTAATCTAACTACTATACACAAATTCTTGCAATACTTGTGGACTTAAATTTCAAGTGGCTGTAGTTAGAAATTGTGATTGCAATAATTAGTGAGATAAGTACCAATCTTTTagggatttttaaaaatttcctttcattttgtcTTGTCTTTTCTTCCTGTTAAACTAAATGTTCCAAAAACAAAGTTTTAAAGTaattatttctaatttttgtgTACATTGATATTTTCATTGAATAAAATAGTTCtataaaatacctattttatttGAAACTTCATTGATATCCTATTGAAATGgaaaactaaaaggaaagaaaaatttattaaattagtaACTTAATTTACATATATTGTATATTCCTCATATTTTGAAAGGCTATGTAATTGGATGTTTAATAATCAATGTAAGCGTAATAATGAAAGAACATATATATGGTCCATCAATTATTCATGATGCAAAAAATAATTACACATTATGTCAAATTTGAGATCAACACTATATGCCAAAAAGAAGAAAGCTATAACAAAACGAGTGCcatgaataaatgaagaaaataacaCGAGAACAAAAAAAGAAGTTCATCTAGAATTCACAGTACACAAGTAAAGTAATTTTGATCTAAAAACCCATGTATCACTATTTGAAACTTAATAGATAATAATGATTCAATCTCCAAACAATGGGGACAACAAATGCAAAATCAAAATGACTAAtggcaaattaatttttgaccATTAGAATTGTTGAATTTCCATCAAATTATCCTAAACTTgcataaaatcaaaattttgggGATTGAATTTGTTGTGATCGAAAcattagggaccaatttggcatATAGGCCAAGCATCAAGGTTCAAAACTGCATTTCTCCCTTTTGTAAAAAAACTTGAGGgcaagtttaaaaaattaccttgatataaatgaaaatttccgATATTCAAGGGAATATAAAAgggttttcaaaatttggaggtAGGAGAAGGGAAATCTAATTTTTATAAAGATACATATGAAACCTTTCTAAACTTGTAAGGAgatgttaggaaattggctaatttttttaggcaaatttcttattttatgtGGAAATAACTAATTTCCTAATTGGTTGAAATAATAGTCAAGGAATTTCCTATTTTGTTTAGaatttagaaattatttcatGTTCTGTATAAGTTTAGGAATTAGCACTGGTTTCCTATTGTTATTTGGATTTTGGGTAGATAATGTTTTCTATAAATAAGTGAGTTGGCATACTACTTAAGGGACACACAAGGCACGAAAGAGGTGACATGTAGCCTTACACGTGGGGatgagagagggttcttggagatgagagatggtatacaaaggttagattttaatttaaattgtattcttgtataggatctttctctcataataaagaacgggtTTCTCTCTATGGACATAGGCTCAATGGTAGAGACTAACCACGTTAAATAATGTGTGTcatttatctttcatgcttgtggcttatttctcattaaattgtt
This region of Coffea arabica cultivar ET-39 chromosome 3c, Coffea Arabica ET-39 HiFi, whole genome shotgun sequence genomic DNA includes:
- the LOC113734562 gene encoding uncharacterized protein isoform X1, translated to MGSKTLLFFFISMAVVLMITSEVAAKSVDNSKTVETKEEGEAKYHGGGYGGHHGGGYGGGHGGYGGGGHGGHPAKTVETNEEGEAKYHGGGYGGHHGGGYGGGHGGHGGGGHGGHPAKTVETNEEGEAKYHGGGYGGGHGGGYGGHGGGYGGGHGGHHGGGYGGHPGEGNGDRHGGYGGGGHGGYGHGGHGGGGHGGHPGEAADAKPQN
- the LOC113734562 gene encoding uncharacterized protein isoform X2 — encoded protein: MGSKTLLFFFISMAVVLMITSEVAAKSVDNSKTVETKEEGEAKYHGGGYGGHHGGGYGGGHGGYGGGGHGGHPAKTVETNEEGEAKYHGGGYGGHHGGGYGGGHGGHGGGGHGGHPAKTVETNEEGEAKYHGGGYGGGHGGGYGGGHGGGYGGGHGGYGGGGHGGYGHGGGGHGGYGHGGYGHGGHGGGGHGGHPGEAADAQPQN